One Candidatus Zixiibacteriota bacterium genomic window carries:
- a CDS encoding TolC family protein, with product MKSVACVLTLLFCLSIVGSVAATEVLTLDDCIEVALQKRSSIIVARGNESLAGANKRAALGAFLPRLEASYNYSEGKTTDIKPDATVLDSMVPYVDTIEINGVVYEGVGVRPYYHTEAAADQNRSNKSLSFSANMTLFNLSNWFNLAGSKADYARARLDVLGSEQDLIKAVKVSYYYYLAAVENIAVQKEAVARSEEQLKLINSKYELGSASLSDVLKQKVQFGNDRLALLAALNAVTSGRASLAYTVGLDPNGEYEFSTEFARREYTGTLEEAMAFGLDHKPSLLAARKSVDASRYAVRSRYSEYLPTLGGWASISFADGTQGDTATYNFSSRSSTIGFQVRWNIFDGFNRERNLTSARIGLNNSRARLADTRNLTAERIKTAYLDIERLKEKKKVSQETVDAATEDHKITQEKYNLGAATILDLLDSQVSLRQAQVSLIQADFNLNLAIAELENAMGKM from the coding sequence ATGAAATCAGTTGCCTGTGTCCTCACGTTGTTGTTTTGTCTGTCGATCGTTGGCTCGGTCGCGGCCACTGAAGTCCTGACGCTTGATGATTGCATAGAAGTGGCTTTGCAGAAAAGGTCTTCGATTATCGTTGCCAGAGGGAATGAAAGTCTGGCTGGTGCCAACAAGCGCGCCGCTCTGGGAGCTTTCCTGCCGCGATTGGAAGCCAGTTACAACTATTCTGAAGGCAAGACTACGGACATCAAGCCTGATGCCACTGTTCTTGACTCCATGGTTCCGTATGTAGACACCATTGAGATTAATGGTGTGGTGTACGAAGGTGTCGGCGTTCGACCGTACTATCACACAGAAGCAGCAGCTGACCAGAATCGCTCCAACAAAAGTCTCAGCTTCTCGGCCAACATGACGTTGTTTAATCTCTCGAACTGGTTTAATCTTGCGGGATCCAAGGCTGACTATGCCAGGGCAAGGCTGGATGTCCTTGGTTCCGAGCAAGACCTGATCAAGGCTGTGAAGGTATCATATTACTATTACCTGGCGGCTGTAGAAAACATTGCTGTTCAGAAAGAGGCGGTGGCCAGGAGCGAGGAACAGTTGAAACTGATCAACTCCAAGTATGAACTCGGATCGGCGTCACTCTCAGATGTGCTCAAGCAAAAAGTCCAGTTCGGCAACGATCGTCTGGCGTTATTGGCGGCATTGAACGCGGTCACTAGTGGTAGAGCGAGTCTGGCTTACACGGTTGGACTTGATCCCAATGGGGAATACGAGTTCTCGACCGAGTTTGCTCGACGTGAATACACCGGAACTCTCGAAGAGGCGATGGCCTTTGGTCTGGACCACAAACCAAGCCTTTTGGCTGCACGGAAGAGTGTTGACGCATCTCGGTACGCGGTCCGTTCCCGCTATTCTGAGTATCTGCCAACTCTAGGTGGCTGGGCCAGCATCAGCTTTGCCGACGGTACTCAGGGTGACACCGCCACATATAATTTCTCGAGCCGAAGTTCGACGATTGGATTCCAGGTAAGATGGAACATCTTTGATGGATTCAATCGTGAGAGAAACCTAACTTCGGCCAGGATAGGTCTTAATAATTCCCGTGCCCGCTTGGCTGACACTCGAAACTTGACTGCCGAGAGAATCAAGACCGCTTATCTTGATATTGAACGCCTTAAAGAGAAGAAAAAGGTTTCACAGGAGACTGTCGATGCGGCTACCGAAGATCACAAGATCACTCAGGAAAAATACAATCTCGGGGCGGCAACGATTCTCGATTTACTCGATTCGCAAGTCTCTCTCAGGCAGGCACAAGTATCGCTTATACAAGCGGATTTCAATTTGAATCTGGCCATAGCGGAACTTGAAAACGCTATGGGAAAAATGTAG
- a CDS encoding efflux RND transporter periplasmic adaptor subunit produces the protein MQKKKKKLLLIIGGVVAVAAIVIANLMMDTSKSTKVNAEEAKLRELTETVSASGRIQPQTKVDITSEINGEIVGLFVREGDHVEAGDLLVVLDTVQLRSDADQARYAVNEVAARLGGAGSTLEQAQEEYDRQQKLFDKNHATEIEYKNAKYSFLNAKAAHQATKAQSQQSQARYEKSLDNLSKAKVVAPMPGIITFLDCEVGEIAAAQSAFSQGRTLMTISNLDVYEVEVEVDETEVTKVELGQASEIEVDAFPDTTFVGEVVEIGNTAILASSGQSQSTNFRVKVIFMDQNEKIRPGMSATVDITTNLAADVLSIPYSAVVMRSLDLDSLERAHLGETEEAEEVEESESGGLQAAASDDTDTAIVEEDEDKKREDIKGTFVIRDGEVQFIRIETGIADQKYIEVISGLEVEDSVVSGPYRVLRSIKDGDVVEMIERESESE, from the coding sequence ATGCAGAAAAAGAAGAAAAAACTATTATTGATTATCGGTGGAGTTGTTGCTGTCGCGGCAATAGTGATTGCTAATCTTATGATGGATACCAGCAAATCCACTAAGGTGAATGCTGAAGAAGCGAAACTTCGCGAACTTACGGAGACGGTGTCGGCTTCCGGCCGTATCCAGCCGCAGACGAAGGTTGATATTACTTCGGAGATCAATGGCGAAATCGTCGGGCTGTTCGTGCGGGAAGGTGATCACGTCGAGGCTGGTGATTTGCTGGTAGTTCTTGATACGGTCCAATTGCGTTCCGATGCCGATCAGGCTCGTTACGCGGTCAACGAGGTTGCTGCTCGTTTGGGCGGTGCCGGTTCTACTCTGGAGCAAGCCCAGGAGGAGTATGACCGTCAGCAAAAGCTGTTTGATAAGAATCATGCAACTGAGATAGAATACAAGAATGCCAAGTATTCTTTTCTGAATGCGAAGGCGGCCCATCAGGCGACAAAGGCTCAATCACAGCAATCGCAGGCACGCTACGAGAAGTCACTTGATAATTTGAGCAAGGCTAAAGTGGTGGCACCTATGCCGGGAATCATCACTTTCCTCGACTGCGAAGTAGGGGAGATTGCGGCCGCCCAGTCGGCATTCTCTCAAGGTCGTACGCTTATGACCATTTCCAACCTTGATGTATATGAGGTCGAGGTTGAAGTAGATGAAACCGAGGTTACCAAGGTTGAGTTGGGTCAGGCCAGCGAGATTGAAGTTGATGCTTTTCCAGATACGACTTTTGTAGGTGAAGTGGTCGAAATCGGGAATACCGCTATACTGGCATCGAGTGGGCAGAGTCAGTCGACTAATTTCCGTGTCAAAGTCATATTCATGGACCAGAATGAGAAAATCCGTCCCGGTATGTCGGCCACTGTGGATATTACCACCAACCTGGCTGCCGATGTCCTGAGCATTCCGTATAGCGCGGTTGTCATGCGCTCGCTCGATCTTGATTCTCTCGAACGGGCACACCTCGGGGAAACTGAGGAAGCCGAGGAGGTCGAGGAGAGCGAATCGGGCGGACTACAAGCCGCAGCGTCGGACGACACGGATACAGCGATTGTCGAGGAAGATGAAGATAAGAAGCGAGAAGATATTAAGGGGACGTTTGTTATTCGTGACGGCGAGGTTCAGTTCATTCGTATTGAAACCGGTATCGCGGATCAGAAATACATTGAGGTTATCTCCGGTCTTGAAGTTGAGGACTCGGTTGTGTCCGGACCCTATCGGGTACTGCGCTCGATAAAGGACGGCGACGTGGTGGAGATGATAGAACGCGAAAGCGAGAGTGAGTAG
- a CDS encoding YIP1 family protein, whose product MDQVDITQTPSPNEKGGLSFRGLIEVFYQPTSFFEELKDSPKVLVPYLALAVVCGLFFYLATDFIVAMQMELPEVQEAMEAQRIPLEQMKTIMWYQTGIGGIIALLLAPLLIAGLGLFWNNFVFGLKSSFKQVLSLVLYGEFLYMIGAMVHVPIMFAKDTIMVTFSPAVLVADQGMTSIWFVLLDKFSVFHIWEIVVVGIGLSVLCEVPRNKGYLLAVLSVGGLSVLHVITTGIGMLFR is encoded by the coding sequence ATGGATCAAGTAGACATAACTCAGACGCCATCCCCGAACGAGAAGGGTGGGCTCTCTTTTCGGGGACTTATCGAGGTTTTTTATCAACCGACATCGTTTTTCGAGGAACTTAAGGACAGCCCTAAAGTACTCGTTCCATATTTGGCTCTGGCAGTAGTTTGTGGTCTCTTCTTCTATCTTGCAACTGACTTCATTGTAGCAATGCAGATGGAGCTGCCAGAGGTACAGGAAGCGATGGAAGCCCAGCGCATCCCGCTTGAACAGATGAAAACGATAATGTGGTACCAAACGGGTATAGGAGGAATAATCGCACTCCTCCTGGCACCTCTCCTGATAGCCGGGTTGGGACTATTTTGGAATAATTTTGTATTTGGACTCAAATCTTCGTTTAAACAGGTTCTTTCACTCGTTCTCTACGGAGAGTTCCTGTATATGATTGGGGCAATGGTCCATGTACCAATCATGTTCGCCAAGGATACAATTATGGTGACATTTTCTCCTGCGGTTCTTGTAGCAGACCAGGGAATGACATCGATATGGTTTGTTTTGTTAGATAAGTTCAGCGTCTTTCACATTTGGGAAATAGTTGTGGTTGGAATCGGATTATCGGTTTTATGTGAGGTTCCGCGCAACAAAGGATACCTGTTAGCGGTCTTATCTGTCGGGGGGTTGAGTGTATTGCATGTGATTACTACGGGAATAGGAATGTTGTTCAGATAG
- a CDS encoding ABC transporter ATP-binding protein, which yields MIKTKDLWKTYEMGAEKVHALRGVTIDIQKGEYVAIMGPSGSGKSTLMNLIGCLDTPSQGGYSLNDREVSSMNDDELASIRNREIGFVFQTFNLLPRATSLHNVELPLIYSGAAADHRREMAELALSKVDLTDRMLHKPSELSGGQRQRVAIARALVNNPSLLLADEPTGNLDSKTSVDIMRLFDDLHSQGNTIIVVTHERDIARHAHRVLSILDGGIDSDEIVPEDERQAYQG from the coding sequence CTGATAAAAACCAAAGACTTGTGGAAGACCTATGAGATGGGGGCTGAGAAGGTGCATGCCTTGCGGGGTGTAACAATAGACATTCAGAAGGGTGAGTACGTAGCTATTATGGGACCCTCGGGATCTGGCAAATCCACGCTTATGAATCTGATTGGTTGTCTGGATACACCATCTCAAGGGGGATACAGTCTCAATGATCGCGAAGTCAGTTCGATGAACGACGATGAACTGGCCAGTATTCGCAACCGCGAGATCGGCTTCGTGTTCCAGACCTTCAATCTGTTGCCACGAGCGACTTCCTTGCATAATGTGGAGCTACCCCTGATTTATAGTGGAGCAGCGGCTGATCATCGGCGAGAAATGGCTGAACTGGCACTGAGCAAAGTGGATCTGACTGATCGTATGCTGCACAAGCCAAGTGAGCTATCGGGTGGTCAGCGCCAGCGAGTAGCCATTGCCCGGGCGCTGGTCAACAACCCATCTCTGTTGCTGGCCGATGAGCCGACTGGCAACCTTGACAGCAAGACCTCAGTCGATATCATGAGGCTCTTTGATGATCTTCATAGTCAGGGTAATACCATCATCGTTGTGACCCATGAGCGGGATATTGCCCGTCATGCCCACCGGGTGTTGTCGATCCTTGACGGTGGAATTGACAGCGATGAAATCGTTCCCGAAGACGAACGCCAGGCCTATCAGGGATGA